One genomic region from Drosophila subpulchrella strain 33 F10 #4 breed RU33 chromosome 2R, RU_Dsub_v1.1 Primary Assembly, whole genome shotgun sequence encodes:
- the LOC119549545 gene encoding beta-1,3-galactosyltransferase 1, with amino-acid sequence MWTKEQRINSPMNRTWNPDNGEEQSALLAVESSGSSAAAASGSDEEAVTSSGAPRTKAKLRKLQHRTRMPQPRMLRRLGCYTLSAFVIFLLLLVYLPLIYLDGHKRCAGLPDWTLETSRSTTDYLDPGRETALIVPRDFCRNKTFLVIAVCTGVANFVQRQTIRETWGNTTEFNYPAFVKLHGHLKGHYLPPMPERLKLYEDYLSGVGDALTASVKIVFIVGRQGDEALVGNETLTRIHSEADQYNDIIQENFVDSYNNLTLKSVMALKHISRSCSNTSVFFLKCDDDTFVNVPNLLHFLLGGTIPLYNDTLDYHDRSTFLATAPQNRLKASSEVMYGHQFCNVVPVSEVSSKWYMPSYMYKPEKYPKYLSGAGYLMSIDVVQRLFEASLNTTLVYLEDVYITGLCAQRAKINRHHHPLFSFAHSKQPCAFKGSITQHQMKDDSMVEAWHHVANYSIKCPPPGRYFNQMRLRKRQNC; translated from the exons ATGTGGACAAAGGAGCAACGAATCAACAGCCCAATGAACCGCACTTGGAATCCGGATAATGGAGAGGAGCAATCCGCCCTCCTGGCGGTGGAAAGTTCCGGGAGCTCGGCCGCAGCTGCTTCCGGGTCCGACGAGGAGGCGGTGACCAGCAGTGGCGCACCCCGCACTAAAGCCAAGCTGAGGAAGCTGCAGCACCGGACTCGCATGCCGCAGCCCAGGATGTTAAGACGCCTCGGCTGCTACACGCTGAGTGCCTTCGTCATCTTCCTGCTGCTCTTGGTCTACCTGCCACTCATTTACTTGGATGGACACAAGCGTTGTG CTGGCCTGCCCGACTGGACTCTGGAGACCTCCCGCAGCACAACGGACTACCTGGATCCCGGGCGCGAAACGGCCCTCATTGTTCCCCGTGACTTTTGCCGGAACAAGACCTTCCTGGTAATCGCCGTGTGCAccggcgtggcaaactttgttCAGCGACAGACCATCCGCGAAACCTGGGGAAACACCACCGAGTTCAACTATCCAGCCTTTGTCAAGCTCCATGGTCATCTCAAGGGGCACTACCTGCCGCCAATGCCGGAGCGCCTGAAGCTGTACGAGGATTACCTGAGCGGCGTGGGTGACGCGCTGACCGCCTCTGTGAAAATTGTATTCATTGTGGGCCGCCAGGGAGATGAGGCCCTTGTGGGCAACGAAACACTCACTCGCATTCACAGTGAAGCGGACCAGTACAATGACATCATTCAGGAGAACTTCGTGGACAGCTACAATAATCTCACACTCAAGTCAGTGATGGCTCTAAAGCACATCAGCCGCAGTTGCTCCAATACCTCGGTCTTCTTCCTCAAGTGCGACGATGATACATTTGTGAATGTACCCAATTTGTTGCACTTTCTGCTCGGCGGAACTATACCATTGTACAACGATACACTGGACTATCATGACCGATCCACCTTCTTGGCAACTGCACCGCAGAACCGGTTAAAAGCCAGCAGCGAGGTGATGTACGGCCATCAGTTCTGCAACGTGGTGCCGGTCAGCGAAGTGAGCAGCAAGTGGTACATGCCCTCGTACATGTATAAGCCGGAGAAGTATCCGAAATACCTTTCCGGAGCCGGCTATCTGATGTCCATCGATGTGGTGCAGCGTCTGTTCGAGGCCTCGCTCAATACGACACTGGTCTACCTGGAGGACGTGTACATAACTGGGCTGTGTGCGCAAAGGGCAAAGATTAACCGTCACCACCACCCGCTCTTCAGCTTTGCCCACTCGAAACAACCATGTGCTTTCAAGGGCAGCATCACACAGCACCAGATGAAAGACGACAGCATGGTGGAGGCATGGCACCATGTGGCCAACTACTCTATCAAGTGTCCGCCACCGGGGCGTTACTTCAATCAAATGCGATTGCGTAAGCGTCAGAATTGTTAA